One stretch of Nicotiana tabacum cultivar K326 chromosome 18, ASM71507v2, whole genome shotgun sequence DNA includes these proteins:
- the LOC107823697 gene encoding phosphoglycerate kinase 3, cytosolic-like isoform X2 produces the protein MEKELHYLSKRLEKPGTPFAAIVGGSKLSTKFDLIESLLEKVNILILGGGLIFTFYKAQNLSVGFSLVEDHMIGSALSLISKAKKKGVSIMLPDDVVIADKFSPAAKSEVVPSAKIPDNRMGLDIGKRAISSFEELETAKTILWNGPMGVSEYDKFATGTKAIAKKLAELSGTGVETIVVGSDTVAAVRKMRLADKMSHISMGGFASLEFLEGVPLPGVMALDDDTIG, from the exons ATGGAAAAG GAACTTCACTATCTTTCTAAACGTCTAGAAAAACCAGGGACGCCATTTGCTGCCATTGTTGGTGGATCAAAACTTTCAACTAAGTTTGACCTGATAGAAAGCCTTTTGGAGAAGGTTAACATTTTAATCCTTGGCGGAGGTCTGATCTTTACTTTCTACAAGGCCCAAAATTTATCTGTTGGATTCTCACTTGTAGAGGATCACATGATTGGTTCAGCACTGTCACTTATTTCGAAGGCAAAAAAAAAAGGTGTATCTATAATGCTTCCTGATGATGTAGTGATAGCCGACAAGTTTTCGCCTGCTGCTAAATCTGAG GTTGTTCCATCAGCCAAAATTCCAGATAATCGGATGGGGTTAGATATTGGAAAACGTGCTATTTCGTCTTTTGAAGAACTAGAGACCGCCAAAACAATCCTTTGGAATGGACCTATGGGAGTGTCTGAGTATGACAAGTTTGCTACTGGAACTAAG GCTATTGCAAAAAAATTGGCAGAACTTAGTGGAACTGGAGTTGAAACAATTGTAGTGGGTAGCGATACTGTTGCGGCTGTTAGAAAGATGAGGCTTGCAGACAAGATGAGCCACATTTCAATGGGAGGGTTTGCCAGCTTGGAGTTTCTGGAGGGGGTACCGCTTCCTGGGGTGATGGCACTTGATGATGACACTATCGGGTAG